A DNA window from Daucus carota subsp. sativus chromosome 3, DH1 v3.0, whole genome shotgun sequence contains the following coding sequences:
- the LOC108215439 gene encoding phosphoprotein ECPP44, with translation MASDDSVPQHSVEKTTEYESSDRGLFDFMKKEEKDETKVIATEFEEKVQVSEPEPKYEDCKVVEEEEEKAAKPSLLEKLHRSGSSSSSSSSDEEVEEGGEKKKKKKEKKGLKEKIEEKIHHKEEDTSVPVEVVTEPEEKKGFMEKIKEKLPGGGKKVEEETVAPPPPPAAAPVDCAVEGEPAKKGILEKIKEKIPGYHPKTSTEEEKKDKDCA, from the exons ATGGCTTCAGATGATTCAGTTCCCCAACACAGCGTTGAAAAAACCACCGAGTACGAGAGTAGCGATCGTGGTTTGTTTGATTTCATGAAGAAAGAGGagaaagatgaaactaaagtgATCGCCACTGAGTTTGAGGAGAAGGTCCAGGTCTCGGAACCCGAGCCCAAGTACGAGGATTGTAAGGTGGtcgaggaagaagaagaaaaggcgGCTAAACCTAGCTTGCTCGAGAAGCTTCATCGATCCGGCAGCAGCAGCAGCTCTAGT TCGAGTGATGAGGAAGTGGAAGAGGGAggtgagaagaagaagaagaagaaggaaaaGAAGGGTTTGAAAGAAAAGATCGAGGAGAAGATCCATCACAAGGAGGAGGACACGTCAGTACCTGTGGAAGTGGTGACAGAGCCTGAAGAGAAGAAGGGCTTTATGGAGAAGATCAAGGAGAAGCTGCCAGGCGGTGGGAAGAAGGTGGAGGAGGAGACGGTGGCTCCTCCGCCACCTCCGGCGGCTGCTCCGGTTGATTGTGCGGTGGAAGGTGAGCCTGCTAAGAAGGGAATACTTGAGAAGATCAAGGAGAAGATTCCAGGGTATCATCCCAAGACAAGCACTGAGGAAGAGAAGAAAGATAAAGATTGTGCTTAA